One Kitasatospora sp. NBC_01287 DNA window includes the following coding sequences:
- a CDS encoding FAD-binding oxidoreductase, with the protein MPATANGGVSFWYSDLGLPRPRPSLDGSTEVDVCVVGGGYTGLWTAYYLKKADPGLRVALLEQRFCGYGASGRNGGWLYGGFAGRGVFARSHGKDAAMRMQRAMNGAVDEVIQVAAAEGIEADIVKGGVLEVARSRPQLERLRAFVAEEHAFGQREQVLLSPAEAAGRLAVAGTLGATWNPHGARIQPARLARGLAEAVEALGVRVYEGTAVTELRPAAAGAPARAVTPHGTVSARFVLRATEGFTAALRGQRRTWLPMNSSMIVTDPLPPSFWAEVGWQDRATLGDLAHAYMYAQRTADDRIAIGGRGVPYRFGSRTDHDGTTAQRTVDGLRAILTDFFPAAADTGIAHAWSGVLGVPRDWCSTVELDARSGLGWAGGYVGSGVSTANLAARTLRDLVLREVAGAGASELTDLPWVGHSVRRWEPEPLRWLGVHGMYAAYHTADRQERGGRTSTSPIARIADRVSGRH; encoded by the coding sequence ATCCCCGCCACCGCCAACGGCGGTGTCTCCTTCTGGTACTCGGATCTGGGCCTGCCGCGGCCCCGCCCCTCGCTCGACGGCTCCACCGAGGTGGACGTCTGCGTGGTCGGCGGCGGCTACACCGGGCTCTGGACGGCCTACTACCTCAAGAAGGCCGACCCCGGCCTGCGGGTGGCGCTGCTGGAGCAGCGCTTCTGCGGCTACGGCGCCTCGGGGCGCAACGGCGGCTGGCTCTACGGCGGGTTCGCCGGCCGCGGCGTCTTCGCCCGCAGCCACGGCAAGGACGCCGCGATGCGCATGCAGCGGGCGATGAACGGCGCGGTGGACGAGGTGATCCAGGTCGCCGCCGCCGAGGGCATCGAGGCGGACATCGTCAAGGGCGGCGTCCTGGAGGTGGCCCGCAGCCGCCCGCAGCTGGAGCGGCTGCGCGCCTTCGTCGCGGAGGAGCACGCCTTCGGCCAGCGTGAGCAGGTGCTGCTCTCGCCCGCCGAGGCGGCCGGGCGGCTGGCCGTGGCCGGCACGCTGGGCGCCACCTGGAACCCGCACGGCGCCCGGATCCAGCCGGCCCGCCTGGCCCGCGGGCTGGCCGAGGCGGTCGAGGCGCTGGGCGTGCGGGTGTACGAGGGGACGGCGGTCACCGAGCTGCGCCCGGCGGCGGCCGGCGCCCCGGCGCGGGCGGTGACCCCGCACGGCACCGTCTCGGCCCGCTTCGTGCTGCGCGCCACCGAGGGCTTCACGGCGGCGCTGCGCGGCCAGCGGCGCACCTGGCTGCCGATGAACTCCTCCATGATCGTCACCGACCCGCTGCCGCCGTCCTTCTGGGCGGAGGTCGGCTGGCAGGACCGCGCCACCCTGGGCGACCTGGCCCACGCGTACATGTACGCCCAGCGCACCGCCGACGACCGGATAGCCATCGGCGGCCGCGGCGTGCCCTACCGCTTCGGCTCGCGCACCGACCACGACGGCACCACCGCCCAGCGCACGGTGGACGGGCTGCGCGCGATCCTCACCGACTTCTTCCCGGCGGCGGCCGACACGGGCATCGCGCACGCCTGGTCGGGCGTGCTCGGCGTCCCGCGCGACTGGTGCTCCACCGTCGAGCTGGACGCCCGCTCCGGCCTCGGCTGGGCCGGCGGCTACGTCGGCAGCGGCGTCAGCACGGCCAACCTGGCCGCCCGCACCCTGCGCGACCTGGTGCTGCGGGAGGTCGCCGGGGCCGGGGCGAGCGAGCTGACCGACCTGCCCTGGGTCGGGCACAGCGTGCGCCGCTGGGAACCGGAGCCGCTGCGCTGGCTCGGCGTGCACGGCATGTACGCGGCGTACCACACCGCGGACCGCCAGGAGCGCGGCGGACGCACCAGCACCTCGCCGATCGCCAGGATCGCCGACCGCGTCTCGGGGCGCCACTGA
- a CDS encoding saccharopine dehydrogenase family protein has product MRILLVGAGGVGSAVVGIAARRDFFDRLVVADYDLARAERAVAAVGDSRFEAARVDAADQGAVQALLAERQCDVLLNATDPRFVPPLFEAALAAGANYLDMAMSLSAPHPERPYELTGVKLGDAQFAREAQWSARGRLALVGMGVEPGLSDVFARYAADELFDEIEEIGVRDGANLTVDGYDFAPSFSIWTTIEECLNPPVVFEKDRGWFTTEPFTEAEVFDFPEGIGPVECVNVEHEEVLLIPRWVDARRVTFKYGLGEEFIGVLRTLRTLGLDRTEPVTVASDAGPVKVSPRDLVAACLPDPATLGDRMRGKTCAGTWVKGTKDGVPREVYLYHVVDNEWTMREYGSQAVVWQTAINPVIALELLARGVWSGSGVLGPEALAPRPFLDLLVEYGSPWGLREQRPGAGA; this is encoded by the coding sequence ATGCGCATCCTGTTGGTGGGAGCCGGGGGCGTGGGTTCGGCGGTCGTGGGGATCGCCGCCCGCAGGGATTTCTTCGACCGCCTGGTGGTCGCCGACTACGACCTGGCCCGGGCCGAACGCGCGGTCGCGGCGGTGGGGGACAGCCGGTTCGAGGCGGCCCGGGTCGACGCCGCCGACCAGGGCGCCGTCCAGGCCCTGCTCGCCGAGCGCCAGTGCGACGTCCTGTTGAACGCCACCGATCCGCGCTTCGTGCCGCCGCTCTTCGAGGCCGCGCTGGCGGCCGGCGCGAACTACCTGGACATGGCGATGTCGCTCTCGGCGCCGCACCCGGAGCGGCCCTACGAGCTGACCGGGGTCAAGCTCGGTGACGCGCAGTTCGCCCGCGAGGCGCAGTGGAGCGCGCGCGGGCGGCTCGCCCTGGTCGGAATGGGCGTCGAGCCGGGCCTGTCGGACGTCTTCGCGCGTTACGCCGCCGACGAGCTCTTCGACGAGATCGAGGAGATCGGCGTGCGGGACGGCGCCAACCTGACGGTCGACGGCTACGACTTCGCGCCCTCCTTCTCCATCTGGACCACGATCGAGGAGTGCCTGAACCCGCCGGTGGTCTTCGAGAAGGACCGCGGCTGGTTCACCACCGAGCCGTTCACCGAGGCGGAGGTCTTCGACTTCCCCGAGGGCATCGGCCCGGTGGAGTGCGTCAACGTCGAGCACGAGGAGGTGCTGCTGATCCCGCGCTGGGTGGACGCCCGCCGGGTCACCTTCAAGTACGGTCTGGGCGAGGAGTTCATCGGCGTGCTGCGGACCCTGCGCACGCTCGGCCTGGACCGCACCGAGCCGGTCACGGTGGCGAGCGACGCCGGTCCGGTCAAGGTCTCGCCGCGCGACCTGGTGGCCGCCTGCCTGCCCGACCCGGCCACCCTCGGCGACCGGATGCGCGGCAAGACCTGCGCGGGCACCTGGGTCAAGGGCACCAAGGACGGCGTGCCGCGCGAGGTGTACCTCTACCACGTCGTCGACAACGAGTGGACGATGCGCGAGTACGGCTCGCAGGCCGTCGTCTGGCAGACCGCCATCAACCCGGTGATCGCGCTGGAGCTGCTGGCGCGCGGGGTCTGGAGCGGCAGCGGGGTCCTGGGCCCCGAGGCGCTGGCGCCCCGGCCGTTCCTCGACCTGCTGGTCGAGTACGGCTCGCCGTGGGGGCTGCGCGAGCAGCGGCCGGGCGCCGGCGCCTGA